A genome region from Deltaproteobacteria bacterium includes the following:
- a CDS encoding class II aldolase/adducin family protein has protein sequence MDEEGIIKFQCTWIEGKPLPAESVRELNRCRKWLYRKGWIGAYGNGVGFGNISIRTQDPGWFIITGSGTGRLKRLKEEHFSLVLSVDFERNALTCRGGARASSESMTHAAVYYSVPAIRAVVHIHDLKLWESLLGRVPTTSASAGYGTPEMAFEVMRLFKETDVLQGKIFVMGGHREGIVVFGRDLEEVKEALLRAVKIRKRR, from the coding sequence ATGGATGAAGAAGGAATCATCAAGTTCCAGTGCACCTGGATAGAGGGGAAGCCTCTCCCGGCGGAATCCGTCAGGGAACTTAACCGGTGCCGGAAATGGTTGTATCGAAAGGGATGGATCGGGGCCTATGGCAATGGGGTCGGATTCGGGAACATCAGTATAAGGACCCAGGATCCCGGCTGGTTCATCATCACAGGTTCCGGAACGGGAAGGCTGAAAAGGCTGAAGGAAGAGCATTTCAGCTTGGTCCTTTCGGTGGACTTCGAGCGAAATGCGCTCACTTGCCGGGGGGGAGCAAGGGCCTCCTCCGAGTCCATGACCCATGCCGCTGTCTATTACTCAGTCCCCGCGATCCGAGCAGTCGTTCACATCCACGATCTGAAACTATGGGAAAGTTTGCTTGGGCGGGTCCCGACGACCTCCGCATCGGCGGGTTACGGCACTCCTGAGATGGCCTTTGAGGTGATGCGGCTTTTTAAAGAAACGGATGTCCTGCAAGGGAAAATCTTTGTCATGGGAGGGCACCGGGAAGGGATCGTTGTTTTTGGTCGTGACCTCGAGGAAGTGAAAGAAGCGCTGTTGAGGGCTGTTAAGATTCGGAAGCGAAGATAA
- a CDS encoding SurA N-terminal domain-containing protein encodes MLLSLMRRHAKSYLIKILIAIIAIVFIFYFGYSFTSREGAKVATVNGELITRVEYQKAFRNLLETYQKQYKGFWNDRLIKSLGLKKQALDTLITEKLISQESRRIGLEVTDEEVQKRILSYPVFQFRGRFDEARYRSLLANNHMKPEEFEAEIARQVLREKVQQFISSFLLVTDREVQDYYTFANEQVKVAFVKFSPKDFEDSLSLDTSEMEKYFKEHRSEYRIPAKIKIVYIEIDPDRYRDQITVSDQQIKDYYYDNIERYKVKKQIRARHILFKLDENAPEDKVKEIKAKAAKILERAKKGEDFAALARKFSEGPTKDKGGDLGYFSKGEMLKPFEEAAFKLKKGEISGLVRTSFGFHIIKVEDIREPRTKKLEEVRQEILDELGKIARSDFAHEKALALIDQMPYDVDLEVYAKEHHVPVKSTDFFAENEPIPEIGGDSKLRKTLFSLEKKEITDLMEVNEKFYIFQVADKKPSYLPELQEVRGEVEKDFRAYLASQRAKKAAEAFLKQARDGKDWKKLIASQKGLTAEETTFFKRIGAIDPIGFASDLQEAAFGLDKDHPYPEKVFENEEGVYVIRWEAYKAADQEEFEKEKERYRATLFRVKQGALLSDWINALRKKAEIEILSDL; translated from the coding sequence ATGCTTCTCAGCTTGATGCGGCGGCATGCCAAATCATACCTCATCAAAATTCTTATCGCCATCATCGCGATCGTGTTTATTTTCTATTTCGGGTATTCTTTTACCTCCAGAGAGGGAGCGAAAGTCGCCACTGTGAACGGTGAATTGATCACCCGGGTGGAATACCAGAAAGCCTTTCGAAATCTCCTGGAAACTTATCAGAAACAATACAAGGGGTTCTGGAACGACCGCTTAATCAAGAGCCTGGGGTTGAAGAAACAGGCCCTGGATACCTTGATCACTGAAAAACTCATCAGCCAGGAATCCAGGCGAATCGGGCTGGAGGTCACGGATGAGGAAGTACAGAAGAGGATTCTCTCTTACCCCGTCTTCCAGTTCCGGGGCCGCTTTGATGAGGCCCGCTATCGTTCGCTCCTTGCGAACAACCATATGAAACCCGAGGAATTCGAGGCTGAAATAGCCAGGCAGGTCCTCCGGGAAAAGGTGCAACAGTTCATCTCTTCTTTTTTGTTGGTGACCGACCGGGAAGTGCAGGATTATTACACCTTTGCCAACGAACAGGTGAAGGTCGCCTTTGTCAAGTTTTCCCCCAAGGACTTTGAAGACTCTCTTTCATTAGATACTTCAGAGATGGAGAAGTATTTCAAGGAACATCGGTCCGAGTATCGTATTCCTGCGAAAATCAAAATCGTTTACATCGAGATCGATCCAGACCGTTACAGGGACCAGATAACTGTCTCCGACCAGCAGATCAAGGACTACTATTACGACAACATTGAACGATACAAGGTGAAAAAGCAGATCAGGGCCCGCCATATCCTGTTCAAGTTGGATGAAAATGCACCTGAAGACAAGGTGAAGGAGATCAAGGCAAAGGCCGCGAAGATACTTGAAAGGGCGAAAAAAGGTGAGGATTTTGCGGCTCTGGCCAGGAAATTCTCAGAAGGCCCCACCAAGGACAAAGGGGGGGATCTCGGGTACTTTTCAAAAGGGGAGATGCTCAAGCCTTTTGAGGAGGCTGCTTTCAAACTGAAGAAAGGCGAGATCAGTGGATTGGTCAGGACTTCCTTTGGTTTCCATATCATCAAGGTGGAGGATATCCGGGAACCCAGGACCAAAAAGCTGGAGGAGGTGCGCCAGGAGATTCTTGATGAATTGGGGAAGATTGCAAGGTCCGATTTCGCCCATGAAAAGGCCCTGGCCCTGATTGATCAGATGCCATACGACGTGGACCTTGAAGTGTATGCCAAGGAGCACCATGTGCCGGTAAAGAGCACGGACTTTTTTGCTGAAAACGAACCTATTCCTGAGATCGGTGGTGATTCGAAATTGAGAAAAACTCTTTTTTCTCTTGAGAAAAAGGAAATCACGGATCTCATGGAGGTCAATGAGAAGTTTTACATCTTTCAGGTAGCAGACAAAAAACCTTCTTACCTTCCTGAACTTCAGGAAGTGCGAGGTGAAGTCGAGAAGGATTTCCGGGCATACCTTGCCAGCCAGAGGGCAAAGAAGGCCGCTGAAGCGTTCCTCAAGCAGGCCAGGGATGGGAAGGATTGGAAAAAGTTGATCGCCTCCCAGAAGGGACTTACTGCAGAGGAAACGACTTTTTTCAAGCGGATTGGGGCTATTGATCCGATTGGATTCGCCTCCGACCTCCAGGAGGCGGCCTTTGGTCTTGACAAAGACCATCCTTACCCGGAAAAGGTCTTCGAGAATGAGGAGGGGGTCTATGTGATCCGCTGGGAGGCATACAAGGCGGCCGACCAGGAAGAATTCGAAAAGGAAAAGGAACGATACCGTGCCACCCTGTTCCGGGTCAAGCAGGGAGCCTTGTTGAGCGATTGGATCAATGCCCTTCGAAAGAAGGCTGAAATCGAAATACTGAGTGATCTGTGA
- a CDS encoding DUF1285 domain-containing protein, translating to MNASETPPCSIFIDKEGRWFFKGIEMVRRDFIRMFYQQMQADSEGRYIITLAGDRCIVEVEDTPFVVWRTIVKTDDSLGKRYVLYLSDESEEELDPETLFVGKGNVLYCKVKAGMFPARFNRAAYYQLAEHIEEENGKYVITSQGKRYLIGIKTS from the coding sequence ATGAACGCAAGTGAAACACCGCCCTGCTCTATCTTCATCGACAAGGAAGGACGATGGTTTTTCAAGGGGATCGAAATGGTCCGCCGTGATTTCATCCGCATGTTCTACCAGCAGATGCAGGCGGATTCCGAGGGCCGGTACATTATAACCCTTGCAGGAGATCGGTGTATCGTGGAGGTAGAAGATACACCCTTCGTAGTCTGGAGGACAATCGTCAAAACAGATGATTCCCTGGGAAAACGATACGTCCTTTATCTCAGCGATGAGAGTGAGGAAGAGCTAGACCCTGAAACCCTGTTCGTGGGGAAGGGGAACGTTCTTTATTGTAAGGTCAAAGCCGGGATGTTCCCAGCCCGATTCAACCGGGCGGCCTATTACCAACTCGCCGAACACATTGAAGAAGAAAACGGCAAGTACGTGATCACCTCACAAGGGAAGAGATATTTGATCGGGATTAAGACCTCCTGA